Genomic DNA from uncultured Methanospirillum sp.:
TGGATCCTGGATGTGTGAAACGCTATTGGGTAAAGGTGCCAATGTTATTTGCCTGGATAATTATGCGTCCGGAAGACCTGAAAATACAGATCACCTTCTTGATAACCCAGGTTTTACCAGAATCATCCATGATATATCAGAACCATTTGATCCTGAGTGCCCGGTGGATCTGGTCTGTCACCTTGCATCCAGAGCTGGCCCACTTGAATTTGAACATTATCCGATCCAAATTTTAAAATCGAATACACTTGGAACCATGCGTGCATTAGGAATCGCTAAGAAATATAATGCAAGATTTCTTTTTACTTCAACCAGCGAGATATACGGAGAAGCGGAGGTTTTTCCAACACCTGAAACCTACCGGGGGAATGTTAATACTCTCGGCATCAGAGGATGCTATGATGAAGCAAAACGTGCTGGCGAAGCATATTGTATGGCATATCATCGGCAGCATAAACTTGATGTCAGAATCGCCCGGATATTCAATACGTATGGCCCACGAATGCGAAGTGATGGGTTATATGGGAGGGTAATTCCCCGGTTCCTTGATCAAGCAAGAAAAAACCTCCCAATTACCATTTTTGGTGATGGATCACAGACCCGGAGTTTTTGCTATGTAACTGACCAGGTTACCGGACTTCTGAAACTTGCCGGGTATGATGGGATCAATGGAGCCGTGGTCAATATTGGAAACCCTCTTGAGATGTCAGTTATGAGTCTTGCAAAGAAAATTATTGAGATTACAGATTCAAAGTCTGAAATCAGTTATCACCCTCTGCCTCCAGATGATCCTATCCGGCGGTTCCCTGATATTTCCAAAGCCGCAAAAGTATTGAAATGGGAACCAAAGGTGGTTCTTGAGTATGGGCTTCGGGCGATGATTGAAGCGTCATAACCTTCAATCACCTAATGATTGGATATTATCCTCTCCACGCCGTTCGGATTATATCCTCAAGATTTGGAATTGTTTGTTTCCATCCTAATTCTTTTATAATTTTGTTGGCACTGCCTACAAGAGCAGGGGGATCGCCTGGACGCCGTGGACATTCCCGAACTACGATTTCTTTTCCGGTCACCCTTTTTGCTGCATCAATTACTTCCCTTACTGAATATCCAGTTCCATTGCCAAGGTTGTAGACCTGACTCTCTCCTCCTTTGAGCAAATATTCAAGCGCAAGAACATGTGCCTGTGCCAAATCTGTGACATGAATATAATCCCTAATGCAGGTACCATCAGGAGTGTCATAATCCGTTCCAAAGATCTGGATCTCCTTTGTTGGATCTGCAGCGGCATGAAGAACCAGAGGAATAAGATGAGTTTCAGGATCATGTCGTTCGTGGGCCCTTCCTTGTGGATCCTCTCCGGCTGCGTTGAAATATCTGAGTGCTACAGTTTTCAGGCCCCAGGCAGCGTCACAATCTGACATGATTTGTTCAGCTATGAGTTTACTCCAGCCGTAAGGATTGACTGGTTTTTGTGGATGTTTCTCATCTATTGGGAGGTAATTTGGGTTTCCATAGGTTGCACATGTGGAGGAGAAGATCAGTTTTTTAACATTATGATGTTGCATACATTCGAGGAGTGAGATTATGCCCCCGAGATTGTTGTTATAATATTTAAGAGGTTCATGAACTGATTCCCCGACGTATGCATATGCGGCAAAGTGCATTATTATAGAGAATTTATAATGTTCAAATATGGTTTTTAAAGTATGGGTATCCCGGATATCTACTTTAATATAGTCATCATGTAATATTGCGTCCCGGTGGCCCCGATCCTCGTTATCAATAAGGACTGTTAAGTAGCCTCGATCTCTTAAGAAAAGGTCGACGTGAGATCCGATATAACCGGCTCCGCCTATTATACATATTCTAATATCCTTCATTGTCTGTATATCCACTATACATACTATCTATGCGATAAAAGTTTGGTCATTTATCTTCATCCCCCTCAACTCCATCCACCACATAGTGATTAGCTTTAGTTATATTACATCAGATAGATTGATAATCTGCTTTGGTATTTCAGTGATAATGGAGGAGTACCTCGTTATGAGTGGGCGGGAATGTAGGGTAAT
This window encodes:
- a CDS encoding UDP-glucuronic acid decarboxylase family protein gives rise to the protein MHQEEPMNEHYSDEEDMNRILAGLQDIDYQGMKVLVTGGSGFLGSWMCETLLGKGANVICLDNYASGRPENTDHLLDNPGFTRIIHDISEPFDPECPVDLVCHLASRAGPLEFEHYPIQILKSNTLGTMRALGIAKKYNARFLFTSTSEIYGEAEVFPTPETYRGNVNTLGIRGCYDEAKRAGEAYCMAYHRQHKLDVRIARIFNTYGPRMRSDGLYGRVIPRFLDQARKNLPITIFGDGSQTRSFCYVTDQVTGLLKLAGYDGINGAVVNIGNPLEMSVMSLAKKIIEITDSKSEISYHPLPPDDPIRRFPDISKAAKVLKWEPKVVLEYGLRAMIEAS
- the galE gene encoding UDP-glucose 4-epimerase GalE — protein: MKDIRICIIGGAGYIGSHVDLFLRDRGYLTVLIDNEDRGHRDAILHDDYIKVDIRDTHTLKTIFEHYKFSIIMHFAAYAYVGESVHEPLKYYNNNLGGIISLLECMQHHNVKKLIFSSTCATYGNPNYLPIDEKHPQKPVNPYGWSKLIAEQIMSDCDAAWGLKTVALRYFNAAGEDPQGRAHERHDPETHLIPLVLHAAADPTKEIQIFGTDYDTPDGTCIRDYIHVTDLAQAHVLALEYLLKGGESQVYNLGNGTGYSVREVIDAAKRVTGKEIVVRECPRRPGDPPALVGSANKIIKELGWKQTIPNLEDIIRTAWRG